A section of the Deinococcus taeanensis genome encodes:
- a CDS encoding PHP domain-containing protein — MRMDLHVHTEVSHDCRTPLRDIPGWMLRTNTRVIAVTDHDEFRGGPALQALVRDMGLEDRLSVIAGEEITTSEGELIGLFLQERIAPKLTPEETVREIRAQGGLVLLQHGFDPLKRYRLRPAATERIAEQVDLVETFNSRLSRHHWNRAAQAWAQARQLPMCAGSDAHTLRDIGEAWVETPFRTIHTPPQLIESLREGVVAGRWTHPVYALGQKQWRNFHGQFRRN, encoded by the coding sequence ATGCGCATGGACCTGCACGTGCATACGGAAGTCAGTCATGACTGCCGCACGCCGCTGCGGGACATCCCGGGGTGGATGCTGCGCACGAACACCCGCGTCATTGCCGTCACAGACCATGACGAGTTCCGGGGTGGACCAGCGCTGCAGGCACTGGTGCGGGACATGGGGCTTGAGGACCGGCTGAGTGTGATCGCAGGTGAGGAAATCACGACCAGCGAAGGCGAACTGATCGGGCTGTTCCTGCAGGAGCGTATTGCGCCGAAACTCACCCCGGAGGAGACGGTCCGGGAGATCCGGGCGCAGGGGGGGCTGGTGCTCCTGCAGCACGGCTTCGATCCGTTGAAGCGGTACCGGTTGCGACCGGCCGCAACGGAACGCATTGCGGAGCAGGTCGATCTCGTGGAGACGTTCAATTCCCGGCTGTCGCGTCATCACTGGAACCGCGCGGCGCAGGCGTGGGCGCAGGCACGCCAGTTGCCCATGTGTGCGGGCAGTGACGCGCACACCCTGCGGGATATCGGTGAGGCGTGGGTGGAGACGCCCTTCCGGACGATTCACACCCCGCCGCAGCTGATTGAGTCGCTGCGGGAGGGCGTGGTGGCGGGCCGGTGGACGCACCCGGTGTACGCGCTCGGCCAGAAGCAGTGGCGGAACTTTCACGGGCAGTTCCGGCGGAACTGA
- the moaD gene encoding molybdopterin converting factor subunit 1, whose amino-acid sequence MQLSVVFFARLKRETGVEHMSLQAPDGSTVRDVAALIETQCGVSLKGCMVAVNEVYASPTTPLSAGDEVAFLPPVAGGSDEQTFCEMTTAPLTLAAADSYLVRPQFGAQAYFVGTVRSPNQGQTVEFIDYEGYDAMARKVMQGAADAARSQHGELRVYIQHRVGRLYPGEASILIGVASPHRRAALEACDFIIEHLKVHVPVWKHEQDEHGQHWVPGQTGHETL is encoded by the coding sequence ATGCAACTCAGCGTGGTGTTTTTTGCGCGCCTCAAGCGTGAAACTGGCGTCGAGCACATGTCACTGCAGGCTCCGGACGGCAGTACTGTCCGCGATGTTGCGGCGCTGATCGAAACTCAGTGTGGCGTCAGCCTGAAAGGCTGCATGGTGGCCGTGAATGAAGTGTATGCCTCACCCACCACCCCGCTGTCAGCTGGCGATGAGGTGGCGTTCCTGCCACCCGTGGCCGGCGGCAGCGATGAGCAGACGTTCTGCGAGATGACGACAGCCCCGCTGACTCTTGCCGCTGCAGACAGTTATCTGGTGCGACCGCAGTTTGGCGCGCAGGCGTATTTCGTGGGGACAGTGCGCAGCCCCAATCAGGGCCAGACGGTGGAGTTTATCGATTACGAGGGTTATGACGCCATGGCGCGCAAAGTGATGCAGGGCGCAGCAGACGCAGCCCGGAGCCAGCACGGGGAATTGCGGGTGTACATCCAGCACCGCGTGGGCCGCCTGTACCCCGGGGAGGCGAGCATTCTGATTGGAGTGGCCAGCCCTCACCGGCGGGCGGCACTTGAGGCCTGTGACTTCATCATTGAACATCTCAAGGTGCACGTGCCTGTCTGGAAGCATGAGCAGGACGAGCACGGGCAGCACTGGGTGCCTGGACAGACCGGCCACGAAACCCTGTAG
- a CDS encoding catalase: protein MDDQHKPTPHDTAQSQGQDGTAVEGVGGAADNRQAPGETAQTLTTRQGHPVTDNQHLRTVGARGPVTLENYHFLEKISHFDRERVPERVVHARGAGAHGVFEAYGTVGDEPVSKYTRARLFQEKGKQTPVFVRFSSVIHGGHSPETLRDPRGFAVKFYTEDGNWDLVGNNLKVFFIRDAMKFPDLVHAFKPDPVTNRQDTQRIFDFISHTTEAMHMITFLFSPWGIPANYRQMQGSGVNTYKWVNTAGEGVLVKYHWEPLQGIRNLTQAEAEQVQGKNFNHATQDLFDHIQAGQFPQWELCVQIMSDGEHPELDFDPLDDTKLWPEDQFPFLPVGKMTLNRNPENYFAEVEQVAFGTGVLVDGLDFSDDKMLQGRTFSYSDTQRYRVGSNYLQLPINAPKKHVATNQRDGQMAYRVDTAPGQNPHVNYEPSMLNGLSEAAPSGTPHTPYIEGPLVRQTIDRTNDFQQAGERYRAFEDWERDELIRNLVDALAPVDERIQKRMVELFTRCDAEYGRRVADGLKHVHAQSQQEQAVRDTEQSSEPARPY from the coding sequence ATGGATGACCAGCACAAGCCCACCCCACACGACACGGCACAGTCGCAGGGCCAGGACGGCACCGCGGTAGAGGGGGTGGGCGGCGCCGCGGATAACCGTCAGGCGCCCGGAGAGACCGCGCAGACCCTCACCACCCGGCAGGGCCATCCGGTCACGGACAACCAGCACCTGCGGACTGTCGGTGCGCGCGGTCCGGTTACGCTGGAGAACTACCACTTCCTGGAGAAGATCAGTCATTTCGACCGGGAGCGCGTGCCCGAACGCGTCGTGCATGCGCGCGGCGCGGGCGCACACGGCGTGTTCGAGGCGTACGGCACGGTCGGCGACGAACCGGTCAGCAAGTACACGCGCGCCAGGCTCTTCCAGGAGAAAGGCAAGCAGACGCCTGTCTTTGTGCGGTTCTCCAGCGTGATTCATGGGGGCCATTCCCCGGAGACCCTGCGTGACCCGCGTGGGTTCGCCGTGAAGTTCTACACCGAGGACGGCAACTGGGACCTGGTGGGCAACAACCTCAAGGTCTTCTTCATCCGGGACGCCATGAAATTCCCGGACCTCGTGCATGCGTTCAAGCCGGATCCCGTCACCAACCGGCAGGACACCCAGCGGATCTTTGACTTCATCAGTCACACAACCGAAGCGATGCACATGATTACGTTCCTGTTCTCCCCGTGGGGCATTCCTGCCAACTACCGGCAGATGCAGGGCTCAGGTGTGAACACCTACAAGTGGGTGAACACAGCCGGAGAGGGCGTGCTCGTCAAGTACCACTGGGAGCCGCTGCAGGGCATCCGGAACCTCACGCAGGCGGAGGCAGAGCAGGTCCAGGGGAAGAACTTCAATCACGCCACGCAGGACCTGTTCGACCACATTCAGGCCGGTCAGTTCCCGCAGTGGGAACTGTGCGTGCAGATCATGAGTGACGGCGAGCACCCGGAACTGGATTTCGATCCGCTGGACGACACGAAACTCTGGCCTGAGGACCAGTTCCCGTTCCTGCCCGTCGGGAAGATGACCCTGAACCGCAACCCGGAGAACTACTTCGCGGAGGTGGAGCAGGTGGCGTTCGGCACGGGCGTCCTCGTGGACGGCCTGGACTTCAGTGACGACAAGATGCTGCAGGGCCGCACGTTCTCGTACTCCGACACGCAGCGGTACCGTGTGGGCAGCAACTACCTGCAGCTGCCCATCAACGCCCCCAAGAAGCACGTGGCGACCAACCAGCGCGACGGGCAGATGGCGTACCGGGTGGACACCGCCCCGGGGCAGAATCCGCACGTGAACTACGAGCCGTCCATGCTGAACGGCCTGAGTGAGGCTGCGCCGTCCGGCACCCCGCACACGCCGTACATTGAAGGCCCGCTGGTGCGGCAGACCATTGACCGCACGAACGACTTTCAGCAGGCCGGCGAGCGGTACCGCGCCTTCGAGGACTGGGAGCGCGACGAGCTGATCCGCAACCTCGTGGACGCCCTTGCCCCTGTGGATGAACGCATCCAGAAGCGCATGGTGGAACTGTTCACGCGCTGCGACGCTGAGTATGGCCGCCGGGTTGCGGACGGGCTGAAGCACGTTCACGCCCAGAGTCAGCAGGAACAGGCGGTGAGGGACACCGAGCAAAGCAGCGAGCCGGCCCGGCCCTACTAG
- a CDS encoding diacylglycerol/lipid kinase family protein: MTALNTAPPVSDLRRGPAILIFNTNAGGSTRCTPDLLVTALQGIGFQPVYRATTGEEELERALADAQGTVFVAGGDGTVRAVALHLAGRDGVTLGVIPMGTANNVARTLGVQGEPLDVIALYAQATEQPFDLGRVEGPWGEDVFLEACGCGAFADVMAEYDPEGGKSPLRAVQALTTALTTFDPPPAAVTLDSEVLPETAFALLEVMNTKATGPRLRLATNADPGDGQLDVVRIDAAGREGLLAYLAALARDDFEALSSVESTRAARVEIPYTGQAFHVDAEVREPMQGVTGRVLIEAWPAALRVLVPVPAQAAGADA; the protein is encoded by the coding sequence ATGACAGCACTGAACACCGCGCCTCCGGTGAGCGACCTGCGGCGCGGCCCGGCCATCCTGATCTTCAACACGAATGCGGGCGGCAGTACGCGCTGCACGCCGGACCTTCTGGTGACGGCCCTGCAGGGCATCGGGTTCCAGCCTGTATACCGGGCGACCACCGGGGAGGAGGAACTCGAACGTGCCCTGGCCGACGCCCAGGGCACGGTGTTCGTGGCCGGCGGGGACGGCACGGTGCGGGCCGTGGCCCTGCACCTCGCCGGCCGGGACGGGGTGACGCTCGGCGTGATTCCCATGGGCACGGCGAACAACGTGGCCCGGACCCTGGGCGTACAGGGCGAACCGCTGGACGTGATCGCCCTGTACGCCCAGGCGACCGAACAGCCGTTCGACCTGGGGCGCGTGGAAGGCCCCTGGGGCGAGGACGTGTTCCTGGAGGCGTGCGGGTGCGGGGCCTTCGCGGACGTGATGGCGGAGTACGACCCGGAAGGCGGGAAGAGTCCGCTGCGGGCCGTGCAGGCGCTCACGACGGCCCTCACGACGTTTGATCCTCCGCCGGCCGCCGTGACACTCGACAGCGAGGTGCTGCCCGAAACGGCGTTCGCGCTGCTGGAGGTCATGAACACCAAGGCGACCGGGCCGAGGCTGCGCCTCGCGACGAACGCGGACCCGGGAGACGGGCAGCTGGACGTGGTGCGCATTGACGCGGCGGGCCGGGAGGGACTGCTGGCGTATCTGGCGGCCCTGGCGCGGGATGACTTCGAGGCGCTCAGCAGTGTGGAAAGCACCCGGGCAGCCCGGGTGGAAATTCCGTACACCGGGCAGGCCTTTCATGTGGACGCAGAGGTGCGCGAGCCGATGCAGGGCGTGACGGGCCGCGTGCTGATCGAGGCGTGGCCGGCGGCGCTGCGGGTGCTGGTGCCCGTGCCGGCTCAGGCGGCCGGAGCAGACGCGTGA
- a CDS encoding ABC transporter permease, translated as MTTVPVPTAAPAKSRSTLHIALRRLRKHKAAMASLIVIAALILTAVLAPLIAPYDPNAQDLAGIYAPPGARHVLGQDSLGRDLLSRIIYGSRVSLIVGFTVALFSVALGTLLGLLAGYLGRWTDTAISRFIEIMLSIPELPLQLTLSGLFAVSDLPAIAALRQNPNSSVFIIVGIFTFFGWMSTARLVRGEVLKLKNLEYVDAARALGANSSRIMFRHLVPNVVAVIIVNGTLAVGGAILGEAALSFLGFGIQPPVSTWGNMLSNANEVVLEHPFIAVYPGLAILLTVLAFNFLGDGLRDAFDPKSRL; from the coding sequence ATGACCACTGTTCCCGTACCTACTGCCGCTCCAGCCAAGAGCCGCTCGACCCTGCACATCGCGCTGCGCCGCCTGCGCAAGCACAAGGCTGCCATGGCCAGCCTGATCGTGATCGCTGCGCTGATCCTCACGGCGGTCCTCGCGCCGCTGATTGCCCCGTATGATCCCAACGCGCAGGACCTCGCCGGGATCTACGCGCCGCCCGGCGCCCGGCACGTCCTGGGTCAGGACAGCCTGGGCCGTGACCTGCTGTCACGCATCATCTACGGCAGCCGCGTAAGCCTGATCGTGGGTTTCACGGTCGCGCTGTTCAGCGTGGCCCTCGGCACCCTGCTGGGCCTGCTGGCCGGTTACCTGGGCCGCTGGACGGACACCGCCATCAGCCGGTTCATTGAGATCATGCTCTCCATCCCTGAACTGCCGCTGCAGCTCACCCTCAGCGGCCTGTTCGCCGTGAGTGACCTGCCCGCCATCGCGGCCCTGCGGCAGAATCCGAATTCCAGTGTGTTCATCATCGTCGGGATCTTCACCTTCTTCGGCTGGATGAGTACCGCCCGGCTCGTCCGCGGGGAGGTCCTGAAACTCAAGAACCTCGAGTACGTGGACGCCGCGCGGGCCCTGGGCGCGAACAGCAGCCGCATCATGTTCCGGCACCTCGTGCCGAACGTGGTGGCCGTGATTATCGTGAACGGCACCCTGGCGGTTGGCGGCGCGATCCTGGGCGAGGCGGCACTGTCCTTCCTGGGCTTCGGCATCCAGCCCCCTGTCAGCACCTGGGGCAACATGCTGTCCAACGCGAACGAGGTCGTGCTGGAACACCCGTTCATCGCGGTGTACCCGGGCCTGGCGATCCTGCTCACGGTGCTGGCCTTCAACTTCCTGGGTGACGGTCTGCGCGACGCGTTCGACCCCAAAAGTCGCCTGTAG
- a CDS encoding putative bifunctional diguanylate cyclase/phosphodiesterase, with translation MSRVQRVTVLYATLVAAVGLHALWLVTGGRPEALRPILGNLSFFPACLLAALLTGSLAVRESGAVQRAWWFFTAGLGCWAAGQTAYVWLDLSGRSTFPSAADIGYLMLAPCFLLGVLHLWEAPTSRLLTLSFLLDVTIIITAAGNRLWRLSLPDLLDRYAQQPFALGVAVAYPLSDLVLVSLVVAMAVWRPRSLDRAQLALLGGGLSGLLVAHMLYARVAAQGAYELGGPLDLLWPLAFAAFGTAAYLQLTTQAAGTAHRALSTRRRQRLNMLLPAAALILSSTVVLDGARSGRLFEPLTVLILLLLLTRQVLAVMDNGRLTNTLAFQAGHDPLTGLLNRTALHEELDRRIQVALRQSELVGVLFLDLDRMKQINDGYGHAAGDAVLRQVADRLRTAVRGADNVARFGGDEFVLTLTVKDTFQLTQVAQRVLSAVAQPVRFGSSTFHLTASVGVAVCPTDSADAATALHQADVAMYRAKASGKNTFFFYDPQHHAAQLAQGQLEEQLRDALLQDTLELHYQPIVSLKTGQTVSFEALLRWAPPQLGPVSPLTIVTIAEERGLMPELGAWVLRRAVRQLATWRNEPAYASLPHLSVSVNVSASQFEQEQFVNEVRQLLAECHLPGEALVLELTESTFLRDLSASITRMTALRAFGVRIALDDFGTGYSSLSYLRQLPVDHLKIDRSFITPLDDRSQAFIHAMVTLAHAQGTVVIAEGIEDHGQREILKNLHCDLGQGYLFDRPQSATEIQLRTQQAAQLSVSLT, from the coding sequence ATGAGCCGCGTCCAGCGCGTGACGGTCCTGTACGCCACTCTGGTGGCGGCTGTTGGGCTGCATGCGCTCTGGCTGGTCACCGGCGGCCGACCTGAAGCTCTGAGACCCATTTTGGGTAACCTGAGTTTCTTCCCGGCGTGCCTGTTGGCGGCGCTGCTGACGGGATCGCTTGCCGTCCGCGAGTCCGGGGCAGTGCAGCGCGCCTGGTGGTTCTTCACTGCAGGTCTGGGGTGCTGGGCGGCCGGACAGACGGCGTACGTGTGGCTCGATCTGTCGGGACGGTCCACGTTTCCTTCGGCTGCGGACATCGGGTACCTGATGCTGGCGCCGTGTTTCCTGCTGGGTGTTCTGCACCTGTGGGAGGCTCCCACCTCGCGCCTTCTCACTTTGAGTTTCCTGCTGGACGTCACCATCATCATCACGGCGGCCGGGAACCGCCTGTGGCGCCTGTCCCTGCCGGACCTGCTCGACCGTTACGCCCAGCAGCCTTTCGCGCTTGGTGTGGCTGTCGCTTATCCCCTCAGTGACCTGGTCCTGGTGTCGCTGGTGGTGGCCATGGCCGTCTGGCGGCCCCGCAGCCTGGACCGGGCACAACTCGCCCTGCTCGGTGGAGGACTGTCAGGGCTGCTCGTGGCGCATATGCTGTACGCCCGGGTGGCTGCCCAGGGTGCATACGAGCTCGGTGGGCCACTGGACCTGCTGTGGCCACTGGCGTTCGCAGCGTTCGGGACGGCGGCGTACCTTCAGCTCACCACGCAAGCCGCCGGAACTGCTCACCGGGCGCTGTCGACCCGGCGGCGCCAGCGACTGAACATGCTGCTCCCCGCCGCGGCCCTGATCCTCTCGTCTACAGTGGTGCTTGACGGCGCCCGGTCGGGCCGGCTGTTCGAACCGCTCACCGTGTTGATTCTGCTGCTGCTGCTCACCCGGCAGGTGCTGGCTGTCATGGACAATGGGCGTCTCACGAATACCCTGGCGTTTCAGGCTGGGCATGATCCCCTGACTGGGCTGTTAAACCGCACCGCATTGCACGAAGAACTCGACCGGCGGATCCAGGTTGCACTGCGACAGAGTGAACTGGTCGGCGTGCTCTTCCTTGACCTTGACCGCATGAAACAGATTAACGACGGGTACGGGCACGCGGCTGGAGACGCCGTCCTGCGGCAGGTGGCTGACCGCCTGCGTACTGCGGTGCGCGGCGCGGATAACGTAGCCCGGTTCGGGGGCGATGAATTCGTCTTGACGCTGACCGTCAAGGATACCTTTCAGCTCACTCAGGTTGCGCAGCGCGTCCTGAGTGCAGTGGCGCAACCCGTACGGTTTGGCAGCAGCACCTTCCACCTGACTGCCAGCGTGGGGGTCGCCGTGTGCCCCACCGACAGCGCAGATGCGGCCACGGCGCTGCATCAGGCAGACGTTGCCATGTACCGCGCCAAGGCTTCCGGGAAAAATACGTTCTTCTTCTATGATCCCCAGCATCACGCCGCCCAGCTTGCGCAGGGGCAATTAGAGGAGCAACTGCGTGACGCTCTTCTGCAGGACACCCTTGAGCTGCACTATCAACCGATTGTGTCCCTGAAGACCGGGCAGACCGTGAGTTTCGAAGCGCTTCTGCGCTGGGCACCCCCGCAGCTCGGGCCAGTGTCTCCTCTGACCATCGTGACCATCGCTGAAGAACGGGGCCTGATGCCAGAGTTGGGTGCGTGGGTTCTCCGCCGGGCTGTGCGGCAATTGGCCACGTGGCGAAACGAGCCAGCCTACGCTTCCCTCCCTCACCTTTCTGTATCCGTCAACGTCTCTGCTTCCCAGTTCGAGCAGGAACAGTTCGTCAATGAGGTCAGGCAATTGCTGGCCGAGTGCCATCTGCCCGGAGAAGCCCTGGTTCTGGAACTGACGGAAAGTACGTTCCTGCGAGATCTTTCTGCTTCAATCACCAGAATGACGGCCCTGCGGGCCTTCGGCGTTCGAATCGCCCTGGATGACTTTGGAACCGGGTATTCCAGTCTCAGTTACCTCCGGCAGCTTCCCGTAGATCACCTGAAAATCGATCGTTCCTTCATTACGCCACTTGATGACCGCAGTCAGGCGTTCATTCACGCCATGGTGACCCTGGCACACGCGCAGGGCACCGTCGTGATCGCAGAGGGGATTGAAGATCACGGGCAACGCGAGATTCTGAAGAACCTGCACTGTGATCTGGGGCAGGGCTACCTGTTTGACCGTCCTCAAAGCGCCACGGAGATTCAGCTCAGAACGCAGCAAGCGGCTCAACTGAGCGTATCATTGACCTAA
- the ruvC gene encoding crossover junction endodeoxyribonuclease RuvC, with translation MIVLGIDPGLANLGLGLVEGDVRKARHLYHVCLTTESAWIMPRRLQYIHEEVTRLLAEYRPDAVAIEDQILRKQADVAFKVGQAFGVVQLACAQAGVPIHTYGPMQVKRSLVGTGRAEKEQVIYMVKASLGVRELFNNHAADALALALTHLASAPMQARTAAGLALR, from the coding sequence GTGATCGTACTCGGCATTGATCCTGGACTCGCGAACCTCGGCCTTGGGCTGGTGGAGGGCGACGTGCGTAAGGCCCGTCACCTGTACCACGTCTGCCTGACGACCGAGAGCGCCTGGATCATGCCGCGCCGCCTGCAGTACATCCACGAGGAGGTTACCCGCCTGCTGGCCGAGTACCGCCCGGACGCCGTGGCTATTGAGGATCAGATCCTGCGCAAGCAGGCCGACGTGGCCTTCAAGGTCGGGCAGGCGTTCGGGGTGGTGCAGCTCGCCTGCGCGCAGGCCGGGGTTCCCATACACACCTATGGACCCATGCAGGTCAAACGTTCCCTGGTCGGGACCGGCCGTGCGGAGAAAGAACAGGTGATCTATATGGTCAAGGCCTCGCTCGGCGTGCGTGAACTGTTCAACAATCACGCCGCCGACGCTCTGGCACTCGCGCTCACGCACCTGGCAAGTGCGCCCATGCAGGCCCGCACCGCTGCCGGTCTGGCCCTGCGCTGA
- a CDS encoding PrsW family intramembrane metalloprotease, with protein MTLLFSLLSSAALTFAWLWFFVRRDRHPEPLWLLARTFAWGMLAWVIAAALETSLGRLIISPVPFAAALVVVLTALIEEGFKFVAATTAITELSFDEPMDGLIYAVTAALGFALMENATYTLGFGSGAGVWHAVLATLAHALFSAPQGYALGGLHWQQGRTWVVQGLILSVVLHAVFNGLLAGGSSWVHLLALGVVVALMVALATRYYLTFEAHARRYGPSAYFLSEQARRARQ; from the coding sequence ATGACCCTCCTGTTCTCCCTGCTGAGCTCCGCCGCGCTGACTTTCGCGTGGCTGTGGTTCTTCGTGCGGCGGGACCGTCACCCCGAGCCGCTGTGGCTCCTGGCCCGCACCTTCGCGTGGGGCATGCTCGCGTGGGTGATCGCTGCAGCTCTGGAGACGAGTCTGGGCCGCCTCATCATTTCCCCGGTGCCGTTCGCTGCGGCGTTGGTGGTGGTGCTCACGGCTCTGATTGAGGAAGGCTTCAAGTTCGTGGCGGCCACCACCGCCATCACGGAACTCTCCTTCGACGAACCCATGGACGGTCTGATCTACGCCGTGACAGCTGCCCTGGGGTTTGCGCTGATGGAAAACGCAACGTATACCCTCGGCTTCGGGTCGGGTGCCGGCGTCTGGCACGCCGTGCTCGCTACGCTGGCGCACGCCCTGTTCAGCGCTCCACAGGGGTACGCGCTGGGCGGACTTCACTGGCAGCAGGGCCGCACCTGGGTGGTGCAGGGTCTGATTCTCAGCGTGGTGCTGCACGCTGTTTTCAACGGGCTCCTGGCAGGCGGCAGCAGCTGGGTTCACCTGCTGGCGCTGGGTGTCGTGGTGGCCCTGATGGTTGCCCTGGCCACCCGCTACTACCTGACGTTCGAAGCGCACGCGCGGCGCTATGGGCCGTCAGCGTACTTCCTGAGTGAACAGGCCCGGCGCGCCCGCCAGTGA
- a CDS encoding ABC transporter permease, whose product MGTYALRRVIQMIPLLLVISLLIFALTALQPGDPVDQLIFGNSKITPEDIARLKAAYGLDQPWITRYFFWLKQAVTGNFGYSQDFGVPALDFVFQSRLPNTLLLTVPALIVSTLIAVPLGIFSAVRQYSGLDYALTFFAFLAVSAPVFWVGALALYFFAVYLPGATGGALSLPPGGLGSPDLPADASAWAVFADKLKYLLLPMMILMLREIAVTLRFMRANMLETLTQDYVRTARAKGLADRRVLYKHALRNAVTPIVTLLGLSIPGLFGGAVITETVFSWPGMGKAILDALVSKDFNVVMVCLMMLAVLTVVFQLLTDLAYAIVDPRIRYS is encoded by the coding sequence ATGGGAACCTACGCATTACGCCGCGTCATTCAGATGATCCCGCTGCTGCTGGTGATCAGTCTGCTGATCTTCGCGCTGACCGCCCTGCAACCCGGTGACCCGGTAGACCAGCTGATCTTCGGGAACAGCAAGATCACCCCCGAGGACATCGCCCGCCTGAAGGCCGCTTACGGCCTGGACCAGCCGTGGATCACGCGCTACTTCTTCTGGCTGAAACAGGCAGTCACCGGGAACTTCGGGTACTCGCAGGACTTCGGGGTGCCCGCACTGGACTTCGTGTTCCAGAGCCGCCTGCCCAACACGCTGCTGCTGACCGTCCCGGCGCTGATCGTCAGCACGCTCATCGCCGTGCCGCTGGGAATCTTCAGCGCGGTGCGGCAGTACTCAGGGCTGGACTACGCGCTGACCTTCTTCGCGTTCCTGGCGGTCAGTGCTCCCGTGTTCTGGGTGGGGGCGCTGGCACTGTACTTCTTCGCGGTGTACCTGCCAGGCGCGACCGGTGGGGCGCTGTCCCTGCCGCCCGGCGGCCTGGGCAGCCCGGACCTGCCAGCAGATGCGAGCGCCTGGGCAGTGTTCGCGGACAAGCTGAAATACCTGCTGCTGCCCATGATGATCCTGATGCTGCGTGAGATTGCCGTCACGCTGCGCTTCATGCGTGCGAACATGCTTGAAACGCTCACCCAGGACTATGTGCGTACCGCGCGCGCCAAGGGTCTCGCGGACCGCCGGGTGCTGTACAAACACGCGCTGCGTAACGCCGTGACGCCCATCGTGACCCTGCTGGGCCTGAGCATCCCTGGCCTGTTCGGCGGGGCTGTCATCACGGAGACAGTGTTCTCCTGGCCAGGGATGGGCAAGGCCATTCTGGACGCGCTGGTCAGCAAGGATTTCAACGTGGTCATGGTGTGCCTGATGATGCTGGCCGTCCTCACCGTGGTGTTCCAGCTGCTGACCGACCTCGCCTACGCCATCGTTGACCCCCGGATCCGGTACTCCTGA